The following DNA comes from Streptomyces sp. Ag109_O5-10.
ACCTCGGCGATCGTCGCCTTCCCGCCCAACGCAAGCGCGCTGCCGCACCGGCACGGCCAGGCGTTCGTCTACGCCTACGTCCTCGAAGGCACCGTGCGCAGCCAGCTCGACGGCAAGCCGCCGACTACCTACCACCAGGGCGAGAACTGGGTCGAGCCGCCGGGCGCCCACCATGTCCTCACCGAGAACACCAGCCGGACCGAACCCGCCAAGCTCCTGGTCGTCTTCGTATCCAACACCGGAGACGAGCTCAAGATCGACGACCCGGCGTCGTAGCCCGGGGCACGCA
Coding sequences within:
- a CDS encoding cupin domain-containing protein, which gives rise to MRIATGFLALATLTAATACSTSDQPTHTTGTTAAMASPATMASTRPTETLKPLLQQALPNVKGKTFTSAIVAFPPNASALPHRHGQAFVYAYVLEGTVRSQLDGKPPTTYHQGENWVEPPGAHHVLTENTSRTEPAKLLVVFVSNTGDELKIDDPAS